In Amycolatopsis sp. EV170708-02-1, the following are encoded in one genomic region:
- a CDS encoding ferredoxin: MKITVDQDKCCGAGTCVLLAPDVFDQREEDGIVLLLQESPGQDSHDIVREAADVCPGAAITVSE, translated from the coding sequence ATGAAGATCACCGTCGACCAGGACAAATGCTGCGGCGCCGGAACCTGCGTGCTGCTCGCCCCCGACGTCTTCGACCAGCGCGAGGAAGACGGCATCGTGCTTCTGCTCCAGGAGTCGCCCGGCCAGGACTCGCACGACATCGTCCGCGAAGCCGCCGACGTCTGCCCCGGCGCCGCCATCACGGTGAGCGAGTGA
- a CDS encoding TetR/AcrR family transcriptional regulator — translation MTSEITGARAERAQATRELILTAAERLFAEHGVFAVSNRQVSEAAGQGNNTAVGYHFGTKADLVRAIARRHAGPIEEIRRRMLADVGDSTDLRAWIGCLVAPVAEHLATLGSPTWFARFGAQVMTDPALRPIMVEESLTSPSLVRIVEGLHRCLPDLPADVRAERGDMARQLLVHMVAERERALAEGTPTPRSTWQDAATGLIDALAGIWLAPVTPGPDEGKGP, via the coding sequence ATGACGAGTGAGATCACCGGCGCCCGCGCCGAACGGGCGCAAGCGACGCGGGAACTGATCCTGACCGCGGCGGAGCGGCTGTTCGCCGAACACGGCGTCTTCGCCGTGTCCAACCGCCAGGTCAGCGAAGCGGCGGGACAGGGCAACAACACCGCGGTCGGCTACCACTTCGGCACCAAGGCCGATCTGGTGCGCGCGATCGCCCGCCGTCATGCGGGGCCGATCGAAGAGATCCGCCGCCGGATGCTCGCCGATGTCGGTGACAGCACGGACCTGCGGGCCTGGATCGGCTGCCTGGTCGCCCCGGTGGCCGAGCATCTGGCCACGCTCGGCAGCCCGACCTGGTTCGCGCGGTTCGGCGCGCAGGTGATGACCGACCCCGCGCTCCGCCCGATCATGGTCGAGGAATCCCTGACCTCGCCGTCACTGGTGCGGATCGTCGAAGGGCTCCATCGCTGCCTGCCCGATCTGCCCGCCGACGTCCGCGCCGAACGCGGCGACATGGCCCGCCAGCTGCTGGTCCACATGGTCGCCGAACGCGAACGCGCCCTCGCCGAGGGCACCCCCACCCCCCGGTCCACCTGGCAGGACGCCGCGACCGGGCTCATCGACGCACTCGCCGGGATCTGGCTGGCACCGGTCACTCCCGGCCCGGACGAAGGAAAAGGACCATGA
- a CDS encoding cytochrome P450 — MTERPPSFPFPTEAALAPPAEWAEFRAKCPVAKVTLASGDEATLITRYADVKSVLSDPRFTRPTPADNAARVADTESGGVFNSEMAGVIPQHGEAHLKWRRMLGKWFTAKRMNALRPRMEAMAVQLIDEMVAKGEPADLKASLAFPLPVWVICDMLGVPDSDRERFAHWSDVMLSMTRYTQAEFDVAQAEFGRYMGEHIAAKRAEPGEDILSALITDTDVDGERWSDALLVATGIGLLIAGHETTANMIAKMVAMLLEDRSRWEALLADRSLIRTAVEESLRMDANAGIGMSRYLTEDFEVGGTTLPAGTTAMCSMAAANRDESAFEAAADMTLDRSPNPHLAFGAGAHACLGQPLARTELQVVLGVLLDKLPALELAVTAAELRKVEGLAVGGLRELPVRW, encoded by the coding sequence ATGACGGAGCGTCCGCCGAGCTTCCCGTTCCCGACCGAGGCCGCCCTGGCGCCGCCCGCCGAATGGGCCGAGTTCCGCGCGAAATGCCCGGTCGCCAAGGTCACCCTCGCGAGCGGCGACGAGGCGACGCTGATCACCCGCTACGCGGACGTCAAAAGCGTCCTTTCCGACCCCCGGTTCACCAGGCCGACCCCCGCCGACAACGCGGCGCGGGTCGCGGACACCGAATCGGGCGGGGTCTTCAACAGCGAGATGGCGGGCGTGATCCCGCAGCACGGCGAGGCGCACCTGAAGTGGCGCCGGATGCTCGGGAAGTGGTTCACCGCCAAGCGGATGAACGCGCTGCGGCCGCGGATGGAGGCGATGGCCGTCCAGCTGATCGACGAAATGGTCGCGAAGGGCGAGCCCGCGGACCTCAAGGCGAGCTTGGCCTTCCCGCTCCCGGTGTGGGTCATCTGCGACATGCTCGGCGTCCCGGACAGCGACCGGGAACGCTTCGCCCACTGGTCCGACGTCATGCTCAGCATGACCCGTTACACCCAGGCCGAATTCGACGTCGCACAGGCGGAATTCGGCCGGTACATGGGCGAGCACATCGCGGCGAAGCGGGCCGAGCCCGGCGAAGACATCCTCAGCGCGCTCATCACCGACACCGATGTCGACGGTGAGCGCTGGTCCGACGCGCTGCTCGTCGCGACCGGCATCGGGCTGCTCATCGCCGGGCACGAGACCACCGCGAACATGATCGCGAAGATGGTCGCGATGCTGCTGGAGGACCGGAGCCGCTGGGAAGCGCTGCTCGCGGACAGGTCGCTGATCCGCACCGCCGTCGAGGAGTCCCTGCGCATGGACGCCAACGCGGGGATCGGCATGTCGCGCTACCTCACGGAGGATTTCGAGGTCGGCGGCACGACCCTGCCGGCGGGCACCACCGCGATGTGCAGCATGGCCGCGGCGAACCGCGACGAGAGCGCGTTCGAAGCCGCCGCCGACATGACGCTCGACCGGAGCCCGAACCCGCATCTGGCGTTCGGCGCCGGCGCGCACGCGTGCCTGGGGCAGCCGCTCGCCCGGACCGAACTCCAGGTCGTCCTCGGTGTCCTGCTGGACAAACTGCCCGCCCTGGAGCTCGCCGTCACCGCGGCGGAGCTGCGCAAGGTCGAAGGGCTCGCCGTCGGCGGACTGCGGGAACTGCCCGTGCGATGGTGA